A single region of the Plasmodium malariae genome assembly, chromosome: 7 genome encodes:
- the PmUG01_07037700 gene encoding conserved Plasmodium protein, unknown function, whose translation MIGTIFSILLTIIKLCFATSPIICIILIFVLNKNNVPDDKKKKSDFYFEVD comes from the coding sequence ATGATAGgtacaattttttcaattttactAACAATCATAAAACTATGTTTTGCCACCTCACccataatatgtattatcttgatatttgtattaaataaaaacaatgtaccggatgataaaaaaaagaaatcagATTTCTATTTTGAAGTAGACTAA
- the PmUG01_07037600 gene encoding protein kinase, putative, which yields MNELRKTDILQENSNKNLIYSNYGNEYNSLNDKNYLTSNGSFNIMPLTKYANNDLYILPFSKEGKNDIYKMNTTMYSKVVEEKQNYTNNSSSNISISNNNSNNVNSSNNNSNNINSSNNNILMNGGGNNSANNNGSSNENSYGSTYSTNRMINNSCSSNEYMLKYLNAYINKNIKNKLHDNVRGNYVKGNGGVNRGITGTFNGGPNRNNVKENNITNECVNTLYKVVPSENENSFVDNLNCNNLNPYANKMMCNNILISNNNINSYNGTPNNLYSSYNVRSSTRMAEDMNNFGIINSKENVNNLNQVGNASCVSSINNITDGSRSTHYVDEVQNTRLRKEYFNKIKCHMPYKRDGNSNSNISISNNSNSNNSNNSNNSNSNNNISNINISNSNNSNNNNISNNNISNNNISNNNISNNNISNNYNNSNNNNGNNNISYNNISNNNISNNNISNNNNSNNSSRGNGKGDQHAVLEDSANKIIKNIYFNDSNAEKFSNGERKTLNNSSTNEGDVVQLKQNLNDKQGENNNNSNGNSDSNSNSNINNNSNKSNNCSGNGVASKVLCSADLDAACPTAGNGIDSVINLNETVSCNYYKKDYISKKFNGTSSPVKADDDVLRAQEKENYKSFLNGINKRVELFSKDRNVVHVENLYNPSAVQKNALVNNSEGLRIGSNVSNSKCSGIGSSKDGSKDNSKDSLKIYSITNGISNNKDNNNSNINSKNVDLNIDLNSCVHRDGSNNEEVLHMYNYNNYLRNLKLRAKEKQSAKSVHVSSEHIFNELNESYNKNGVDVKKKNMHFLHVPVELNNDMDTSMCCSLESSECYSLFCPLSENLQQTNMYSMNTNNDFNNGVNRECTLNSRFCTNNDHDSGSSLFDRANNISCVECLTNMVSNNNTNAMEEDIREEQNVGHDKYHIAHKKKKLTSKSLNQNNLENVSHERGSSVKCIRRGKGRGRGSGKGSGVAIGKTSGITSSSDSNNNNMNKNSSSSSGSNNTYANNNDSINKDDFFINQINTYSEHNDLYTSDNVNSSTLNDDFFWGPNGREQKSEEGITRENNLVFYDNHLINSKGDTNNTVDENACVGNMKVNTMIDHKDDNVEDIISNCVNSIVDNHNDNVNTNAHSASNIIFDVSNGNRHGVHDQSGKHNIDNNLSSNMKYVKKYIKHVNSGCNNNYEQVLNVCESKCSSSGSKKIDDYALSTMDYDIRSMNYDDNVNRGNYPNRGSINNQSICGKHNLSNDPFMEVHCEKNVNESNQLGNNDVDSVLNILKVNKIFPYVNEQGHNNVASSGIADGSCGYVNDTSANASNNVNATDDDHFVEGINSNDKYEAEYKRGAHRLGTDINSYDFRINVEEGVGKFPTNVNSEIGMEEGNAQGGSLSFNKKINNCLDSKLTEGGSNYMNNHFQKNNFVNVNDSFFDDANGSSARVGAHAADSEGAIVSTSNDSNLRGEYSTGEIFNNTNISFCFNGQTDSKNLFACTSANDNNNSSGNTNIKTVSSSNNVISMNNDIKKCNVSNRMNEDNCVNMNLIFKNSCSVNGHHYILGPLGNMTTRSSSSSTNVVHANKKNDSLYNERNINKDEVVNYGVVAYNKDILKSNNKTNMKNNICTNFFEYNNQGGEKDSSRIVLSHCKYNEQEEKENIRSSVNSCQGYDNGNSSSSSNNNNNSNSNSNSNSNSNSNSNSNSNSNSNSNSNSNSNSNSNSNSNSNSNSNSNSNNNDGMQEKDNSLTSYSNFNMNNSQDYTFNKTVVNNMKNLSTIDILTSAGKFNSMKNTDIMDPLSSRSGISSVGSAENNMESKGHISIVTTVNDLSTNNKLSACDHVSSQNNMSSTNNRNRFRMVEYPKSMNKMNIMKGAKNSGYNLNNMNNIVSSSIHSNNMSLLNSSNTDGANIMDGSLLQKSHIPPMHLGKNCSNNMPHAVVYNRSKLLINKQHIHANKCTSGKIKNMNSSLADYRAVVSGANNVASNTVSNVAGNMTGNVVSNILFAEVNEKKNYVMHAANNKEQMSCRINGAPPDDRNVDQMNIFLLNNRENFPNAHNSHITQRMQNAPGKYNMDSAGKNIKVLNTNVAINKNHIDINEDKKLKVNKLKNSLNYDIEEGKHIDNIGNINLLKIKSALHVVHNNMLDLTHNIMDPTHNIITMNENCSNKSGDDHSVVHHANIMANYKINNNIITINESLSNFILDKNCFSNFSCSEKQDVQNSTSGCVPAMTIASAQSAQGAHSINLKKSENVRNSGKHNVHVETRRNEMNETVSTCCKEYSDDMSKISDNVTASNMNGNSIHNSNGSNNSVSNNNGSKNSREEFICNRSKNDVPYNHSVVDSQQVKEMNANKIAEANVMYDNNCSNSNSNGSVNRENRSNMRINNKTEFSKYVKDEHYEINRSTSMNESIRHVENFSNYTSSNKGNHNRINNNNVNSSSSNGYILSNSKDICCNSIDILVNERNIASMNNLGVKAVYKISSNGNSNSRGNNYSNNAKVSDVSSRGEIVHCASDDKTGVVVGTRLCKNMVVSNIGSDIMNYANEERLEKHKDRQIQQAVRQSAEQLLMQVGATKEGRKCLEEKVNESRFSNDNDPLLKRDKIEQEHVSFSNSSNNCMHSNNCVHSNNSYYHNNKIIPKNYFSYNNLSSSNNELNSLMLIKNSLNCNAMSYNSAIMTNNDKKVDTIGGGGGGNSSGLLQNAPINGDNYSGSNHRNSGKCNNGNNNSGGANNSKINEFIMYNKNHGSNIYAYSINSKADNSFMNSLAANSLECTNFPPKYNEDLLRSDQRNSIKMADNGNGNYRSPVNHKILTHNNSHINNNSSNSCGSNKSANNHNIFVTSGGCSSSNNASGNPNNICFKNVESYNNYLMNNQHNNSASDRSLQSKKYMVNNGSTNKNVKFENEVNYRNSLNGYPPYLGTVNDMMVMMMGKGIITGQNNNMRVNDQASYMYNAQQDENSKCISNSSDLAIKKKEYESVFRMSKNQLLSLENDIKYLQSLTCYNIKSIDLYFETYEDTDFFLYDDYDRQGGHVKVGNNYDVSCNGNGSDGGNNNSEYKMNALGARVVAMSNSSKEMGLVNHNIVNNNSSVNNSSINYNKVSNNYLNNITNSGGGACKVSNGGNCKMSCNMKGSSKDMMGGNIRRERRRTKFYTNKFSSKLKYTVIEEGSFGVVYKGWYKGMHVAVKVPVDKMARQDPYGLTKRSINEWKILSKCDHPNIIKLCGGIIHSYFDIWLVTKLVNGLDLHTIKNNINKDEKVLSIDISLKMCRQLADVINFLHTPIKNKKNVIIHRDIKPENLIIDSDWNIHLCDFGDSEECEDGIVTNVSGATWIYAPPELLTCHPLKQSNDYNFLDHTKLSYKWDIWSMGCVFQEMMNLPSPFQHYIITFDESDQIYEKLVDVFTKKLPPCIHSKIENSPFADIIRLCLNYDPNLRPTASEIVKLLNQPDEYLLLKRK from the coding sequence atgaatgaattaaGAAAAACAGATATACTACaagaaaatagtaataaaaatttaatttattcaaattatggtaatgaatataattctttaaatgataaaaattatttaacaaGTAATGGCAGTTTTAATATTATGCCCTTAACAAAATACGCAAACaatgatttatatattctgCCATTTTCAAAGGAAGGCAAAAATGATATTTACAAGATGAATACTACTATGTATTCCAAAGTGGTggaagaaaaacaaaactacacaaataatagtagtagtaatatcagcattagtaataacaatagtaataatgtcaacagcagtaataataatagtaataacatcaatagcagtaataataatattctgATGAATGGTGGTGGTAACAACAGTGCTAACAATAATGGAAGTAGTAATGAAAACAGCTATGGTAGCACGTACAGCACTAATAGGATGATCAATAATAGCTGTAGTAGTAATGAATACATgctgaaatatttaaatgcatatataaacaaaaatataaaaaacaagtTGCATGATAACGTTAGGGGAAATTATGTTAAGGGTAATGGCGGAGTGAATAGAGGAATTACTGGCACCTTTAATGGAGGCCCTAATAGAAACAAcgtaaaggaaaataatataacaaacgAATGTGTTAATACTCTATATAAAGTAGTTCCAAGTGAAAATGAGAACAGTTTTGTTGATAATTTAAATTGCAATAATTTGAATCCATATGCAAATAAAATGATGtgcaataatattttaattagtaataataatataaactcaTATAATGGAACTCCGAACAATTTATATTCCTCATATAACGTACGAAGTAGTACTAGGATGGCTGAagatatgaataattttggAATTATTAACAGTAAAGAGAATGTAAACAATTTAAATCAAGTAGGTAATGCAAGCTGTGTGAgcagtataaataatataactgaTGGCAGTAGAAGTACGCATTATGTGGATGAAGTGCAGAACACAAGATTACGTAAAGagtattttaacaaaattaaatgcCATATGCCTTACAAGCGTGATGGTAATAGTAACTCTAACATTAGCATcagtaataatagcaatagtaataatagtaataatagtaataatagcaatagtaataataatattagcaatattaatattagcaatagtaataatagtaataataataatattagcaataataatattagcaataataatattagcaataataatattagcaataataatattagcaataattataataatagcaataataataatggcaataataatattagctataataatattagcaataataatattagcaataataatattagcaataataataatagtaataacagtaGTCGTGGAAATGGGAAGGGAGATCAACATGCGGTTCTCGAGGATAGtgcaaataaaattattaagaatatttattttaatgattcTAATGCAGAAAAGTTTAGTAATGGTGAAAGGAAAACATTAAACAATTCTTCTACGAATGAGGGTGATGTTGTGCAGTTGAAACAGAACCTAAATGATAAACAGGGAGAGAATAACAACAATAGTAATGGTAACAGTgatagtaacagtaatagcAACATCAACAACAATAGCAATAAAAGTAACAACTGTAGTGGTAATGGCGTTGCTTCGAAAGTCCTCTGTTCAGCGGATTTAGACGCGGCGTGCCCAACAGCAGGTAATGGTATTGATTCTGTTATAAATTTGAATGAAACCGTTTCATGCAATTATTATAAGAAAGATTATATCAGTAAAAAGTTTAATGGCACATCATCTCCAGTGAAAGCAGATGATGATGTGTTAAGAGcacaagaaaaagaaaactaCAAGAGTTTTTTGAAtggtataaataaaagagtGGAGCTTTTTTCAAAAGACAGAAATGTTGTTCATGTAGAAAATCTTTACAACCCTAGTGCTGTTCAGAAAAATGCATTGGTGAACAATTCAGAGGGTCTAAGGATAGGATCAAATGTAAGTAATAGCAAATGTAGTGGCATAGGTAGCAGCAAAGATGGTAGTAAAGATAACAGTAAAGATAGCCTTAAAATTTACAGCATCACTAATGGTATCAGTAATAATAAGGACAATAATAACAGCAACATTAATAGCAAAAACGTTGATTTGAACATCGATTTGAACAGCTGCGTACATCGAGACGGAAGTAATAATGAGGAGGTCCTGCACATgtacaattataataattaccTGAGGAACCTGAAACTAAGGGCGAAAGAAAAGCAAAGTGCTAAGAGTGTACATGTAAGTAGTGAACACATTTTTAACGAGTTAAATGAAAGCTATAATAAAAACGGTGtagatgtaaaaaaaaaaaatatgcattttttgCATGTACCAGTTGAACTAAATAATGATATGGACACATCTATGTGTTGTTCTTTAGAATCATCTGAGTGTTACTCTTTGTTTTGCCCCCTATCTGAAAATTTACAGCAAACTAATATGTACTCGATGAATACAAATAATGATTTTAATAATGGAGTGAACAGAGAATGCACACTAAATAGTCGTTTCTGTACTAACAATGATCATGATAGTGGTAGTAGTCTCTTCGATAGGGCAAATAATATAAGTTGTGTAGAATGCCTTACAAACATGGTGAGTAATAACAACACGAATGCTATGGAGGAGGATATAAGGGAGGAGCAAAATGTTGGTCATGATAAGTATCATATTGCtcacaaaaagaaaaaactaaCAAGTAAAAGCTTAAATCAGAATAATTTGGAAAATGTTTCCCATGAAAGAGGGAGTAGCGTAAAATGCATTCGTAGGGGTAAAGGAAGAGGTAGGGGCAGCGGTAAAGGTAGCGGTGTAGCTATCGGTAAAACTAGCGGGATAACGAGCAGTAGCgatagtaacaataacaacatGAACAAGAatagcagtagcagtagtgGTAGTAACAATACCTATGCAAATAACAATGACTCAATAAACAAGGAcgattttttcataaatcaaattaatacatatagtGAGCATAACGATCTATACACCAGCGATAACGTCAACAGCTCGACGTTAAATGATGATTTTTTTTGGGGGCCGAATGGAAGAGAACAGAAAAGTGAAGAAGGCATTACTCGAGAAAACAATTTagttttttatgataatcaTTTGATTAACTCCAAAGGGGATACTAATAATACAGTCGATGAAAATGCGTGTGTTGGAAATATGAAAGTAAACACGATGATCGATCATAAGGATGACAATGTGGAAGATATCATTAGCAACTGCGTGAATAGCATTGTGGATAATCATAATGACAATGTGAATACTAATGCACATAGCGCaagtaatataatttttgatgTTAGCAATGGTAACAGACATGGAGTGCATGACCAGTCAGGAAAACATAACATAGACAATAACCTTTCGAGTAATatgaaatatgtaaaaaaatatatcaaacaTGTGAACAGTGGTTGTAACAATAACTATGAGCAAGTATTAAACGTATGTGAAAGTAAATGTAGCAGCAGTGGTAGCAAAAAAATAGATGACTATGCGTTGAGTACAATGGACTACGATATTAGAAGTATGAATTACGACGATAATGTTAACCGCGGTAATTATCCTAATCGTGGAAGTATCAATAACCAATCCATTTGTGGTAAACATAACCTGAGTAATGACCCTTTTATGGAAGTGCATtgtgaaaaaaatgtaaatgagTCCAACCAATTAGGTAACAACGATGTGGATAGCGTTTTGAACATTTtgaaagtaaataaaattttcccATATGTGAATGAACAGGGTCATAATAATGTAGCATCAAGTGGTATTGCAGATGGGAGCTGCGGTTATGTAAACGATACTTCTGCTAATGCTTCTAATAATGTTAATGCTACTGATGATGATCATTTTGTAGAGGGGATAAACTCAAATGATAAATACGAAGCAGAGTATAAGCGGGGCGCGCACAGACTTGGAACGGACATAAACAGTTACGATTTTCGCATCAATGTAGAAGAAGGGGTTGGAAAATTTCCCACAAACGTTAATTCGGAAATTGGTATGGAAGAAGGAAATGCACAAGGAGGTAGTTtgtcatttaataaaaaaataaataattgtttaGATTCTAAGTTAACTGAGGGGGGGAgcaattatatgaataatcattttcaaaaaaataattttgtgaACGTAAACGATTCCTTTTTTGACGATGCTAATGGCAGCAGTGCAAGGGTAGGAGCTCATGCTGCTGATAGTGAGGGTGCTATTGTAAGCACTAGTAATGATAGTAATTTAAGGGGGGAATACAGTACAGGCGAAATTTTTAACAACACGAATATTTCCTTTTGCTTCAATGGACAAACAGATTCAAAGAACTTGTTTGCATGTACCAGCGcgaatgataataataacagcaGTGGTAATACCAATATAAAAACTGTCAGTAGCAGTAACAATGTAATCAGTATGAacaatgatataaaaaagtgtAATGTAAGTAACAGAATGAATGAAGATAACTGCGTTAACATGAATttgatatttaaaaatagttgTTCTGTGAATGGACACCATTATATTCTTGGTCCTTTGGGTAACATGACTACAcgtagtagtagcagtagtacCAATGTTGTACATGcgaataaaaagaatgatagtttatataatgaaagaaatataaataaggaTGAAGTAGTAAATTACGGAGTAGTAGCatataataaagatatacTCAAGAGTAATAATAAGacaaatatgaaaaacaATATTTGCACGAACTTTTTTGAGTATAATAATCAGGGGGGTGAGAAGGACAGTAGCAGAATTGTGTTGTCACATTGCAAATATAATGAACaagaggaaaaagaaaatatacgTTCTTCAGTAAATAGCTGTCAAGGATATGATAAtggtaatagtagtagtagtagtaataataataataatagcaatagtaatagtaatagcaatagtaatagtaatagcaatagcaatagcaatagcaatagtaatagcaatagcaatagcaatagcaatagtaatagcaatagcaatagcaatagcaatagcaatagcaatagtaatagcaatagtaataataatgatggaATGCAGGAAAAGGATAATTCTTTAACGTCTTATAGTAACTTCAATATGAATAACAGTCAGGATTACACTTTTAACAAGACTGtagtaaataatatgaaaaatttaagcaCAATAGATATTTTAACAAGTGCAGGTAAGTTTAACAGTATGAAGAATACAGACATTATGGATCCGCTGAGTAGCAGAAGTGGTATAAGCAGTGTGGGTAGTGCAGAAAACAACATGGAAAGTAAAGGTCATATAAGTATTGTAACCACTGTGAATGACCTAAGTACGAATAACAAGTTGAGTGCCTGTGATCATGTGAGTAGCCAGAACAACATGAGCAGCACGAATAATAGGAATCGTTTTAGAATGGTGGAATACCCTAAAAGtatgaataaaatgaatataatgaaaGGTGCTAAGAATAGTGGTTATAATCTAAATAACATGAACAACATTGTAAGTAGTAGTATTCACAGTAATAATATGAGCTTACTAAATAGTAGTAATACGGATGGTGCCAACATTATGGATGGAAGCTTGCTCCAGAAAAGTCATATTCCCCCCATGCATTTAGGAAAAAACtgtagtaataatatgcCTCATGCAGTTGTATATAACAGGAGCAAGTTGCTTATTAACAAACAACACATACATGCGAATAAGTGTACTAgcggaaaaataaaaaatatgaacagcaGTTTGGCGGATTATAGAGCAGTGGTTAGCGGGGCGAATAATGTGGCAAGTAATACTGTCAGTAACGTAGCTGGTAACATGACTGGCAACGTGGTGAGTAACATCCTTTTTGCGGAAGTTAATGAAAAGAAGAATTATGTTATGCACGCTGCTAACAATAAGGAGCAGATGTCCTGCAGGATAAACGGTGCTCCACCTGATGACAGAAATGTTGatcaaatgaatatatttttattaaataatagaGAGAATTTTCCAAATGCGCACAATTCACACATCACGCAAAGGATGCAAAATGCACCAGGTAAATATAACATGGACAGTGCAGGTAAAAATATCAAGGTCCTCAACACAAATGTAGCAATTAACAAAAACCACATTGACATAAATGAAGATAAAAAGTTAAAGGTGAATAAGCTTAAAAACAGTTTGAACTACGATATAGAGGAAGGAAAGCATATTGACAATATTgggaatataaatttattaaaaataaaaagtgcTTTGCATGttgttcataataatatgttgGATCTGACACATAACATAATGGACCCAACACATAACATAATAACGATGAACGAAAATTGTAGTAACAAAAGTGGAGATGATCATAGTGTTGTACATCATGCAAACATTATGGCAAActacaaaattaataacaacattattactattaacgAAAGTTTGAGTAATTTTATACTGGACAAAAAttgtttttcaaatttttcttGTAGTGAAAAGCAGGATGTACAAAACAGTACGAGTGGTTGTGTGCCAGCTATGACTATTGCGAGTGCACAAAGTGCTCAAGGTGCTCATAgtataaatttgaaaaagagTGAAAATGTACGTAACAGTGGAAAACATAATGTACATGTAGAAACTCGAAGGAATGAAATGAATGAAACGGTTAGCACGTGTTGTAAGGAATACTCGGACGATATGTCGAAAATTAGCGATAATGTTACTGCATCGAATATGAACGGTAACAGCATCCATAACAGTAAcggtagtaataatagtgtTAGTAACAATAATGGAAGTAAGAACTCGAGGGAAGAGTTCATATGTAACCGCTCTAAAAATGATGTGCCCTACAACCACAGCGTTGTTGATAGTCAACAGGTAAAAGAGATGAATGCAAATAAGATTGCAGAGGCAAATGTTATGTATGACAATAATtgtagtaacagtaacagtaatgGTAGCGTTAATAGAGAGAACCGTAGCAACATGCGCATAAACAACAAAACTGAGTTTAGCAAATATGTGAAGGATGAACATTACGAAATTAACAGAAGCACAAGTATGAATGAGAGTATTAGGCATGTCGAAAATTTCAGTAATTATACGTCTTCTAATAAGGGAAATCATAATAGAATTAACAACAATAACGTAAATAGCAGCAGTAGTAATGGTTATATACTTAGCAACTCAAAGGACATATGTTGTAATAGCATAGACATTTTGGTTAATGAGAGAAACATTGCGAGTATGAACAACCTTGGTGTGAAGGctgtttataaaattagcagtaatggtaatagtaatagcagGGGCAATAATTATTCTAATAATGCTAAAGTGAGCGATGTGAGTAGTAGAGGGGAAATAGTCCATTGTGCATCGGATGATAAAACTGGAGTAGTAGTAGGTACGCGACTTTGCAAGAATATGGTAGTAAGTAATATTGGAAGTGATATTATGAACTATGCAAATGAAGAGAGGTTGGAGAAGCATAAAGATAGACAAATACAACAAGCGGTAAGACAGTCAGCAGAACAATTACTCATGCAAGTGGGAGCGACAAAGGAAGGAAGAAAATGTTTAGAGGAAAAGGTGAATGAGAGTAGATTTTCTAACGATAACGACCcattattaaaaagagaTAAAATAGAACAGGAACATGTTAGCTttagtaatagtagtaacaaCTGCATGCATAGTAACAACTGCGTGCATAGTAACAACTCGTactatcataataataaaattataccgAAAAACTACTTTTCCTATAACAACTTAAGCAGTAGCAACAACGAATTGAATAGTTTAATGCTCATTAAGAATTCATTAAATTGTAATGCGATGAGTTATAATAGTGCAATTATGACAAATAATGATAAGAAGGTCGATACTATAGGAGGAGGAGGAGGAGGTAATAGTAGTGGTCTTTTACAAAACGCGCCCATTAATGGTGATAACTACAGTGGTAGTAACCACAGAAATAGCGGTAAGTGTAATAATGGAAACAATAACAGTGGAGGTGCAAATAATTCCAAAATTAACGAGTTCATCATGTACAATAAGAACCACGgatcaaatatatatgcatatagtATAAACTCTAAAGCTGATAATAGTTTTATGAACAGCTTAGCAGCAAATAGCTTAGAGTGCACTAATTTCCCTCCAAAATACAATGAAGATTTATTAAGAAGCGATCAGAGGAACAGTATAAAAATGGCAGACAACGGTAATGGTAATTATCGAAGTCCTGTGAACCACAAAATTCTAACACATAATAATTCTCACATAAACAATAACAGCAGCAATAGCTGCGGAAGTAACAAGAGCGCaaataatcataatatatttgtaactAGTGGTGGTTGCAGTAGTAGTAACAATGCGAGTGGTAACCCCAACAATATTTGTTTCAAAAACGTAGAGAGTTATAATAACTACCTAATGAATAACCAGCATAACAATAGTGCCTCGGACAGATCTCTTCAgagcaaaaaatatatggtaAATAATGGCAgtactaataaaaatgtaaaatttgaAAACGAGGTGAACTATAGAAATTCTTTGAATGGTTACCCTCCGTACTTGGGAACAGTCAATGATATGATGGTGATGATGATGGGCAAAGGAATAATTACTGGacagaataataatatgcgCGTGAACGATCAAGCatcttatatgtataatgcaCAACAAGATGAGAATTCTAAGTGCATATCGAATAGTAGTGATTTagcaattaaaaaaaaagagtatgaAAGCGTGTTCAGAATGTCAAAGAATCAATTACTTAGTTtagaaaatgatataaaatatttgcagTCCTTGACATGCTACAACATTAAGTCGATAGATTTATACTTTGAGACCTATGAAGACACGGACTTTTTCTTGTATGATGATTATGATAGGCAGGGTGGTCATGTTAAAGTTGGAAACAATTATGATGTTAGTTGTAATGGTAACGGTAGTGATGGtggtaacaataatagtGAATACAAGATGAATGCACTGGGTGCACGCGTTGTGGCGATGAGCAATTCGTCTAAGGAGATGGGTCTCGTGAACCATAATATTgtcaataataatagtagtgttaataatagtagcataaattataataaagtcAGTAATAACTACTTGAATAATATCACTAACAGCGGTGGTGGCGCATGCAAGGTGAGCAACGGCGGAAACTGCAAAATGAGTTGCAACATGAAGGGGAGTAGTAAAGATATGATGGGCGGAAATATTAGAAGAGAAAGGAGAAGAACTAAATTTTACACAAACAAGTTTAGCAGTAAGCTAAAATATACAGTAATTGAAGAAGGGTCGTTTGGTGTAGTATATAAAGGATGGTATAAAGGAATGCATGTAGCTGTAAAAGTTCCTGTGGACAAAATGGCTAGACAAGATCCCTATGGGTTAACAAAAAGATCAATAAATGAATGgaaaatattatcaaaatGTGACCATCccaatattattaaattatgtgGTGGTATAATACACAGTTATTTTGATATATGGCTAGTTACGAAACTAGTTAATGGATTAGATTTacatactataaaaaataatataaataaagatgaAAAGGTACTTAGTATtgatatatcattaaaaatgtGTAGACAGTTAGCTGATGTAATTAACTTTTTGCACACaccaattaaaaataaaaaaaatgtaattatacATAGAGATATTAAACCAGAAAATCTAATTATTGACAGTGATTggaatatacatttatgtgaTTTTGGTGATTCAGAAGAATGTGAAGATGGTATTGTAACCAATGTTTCAGGTGCCACATGGATATATGCACCTCCAGAATTATTAACATGTCATCCATTAAAACAAAGTAAtgattacaattttttagaTCATACGAAACTTTCTTATAAATGGGACATATGGTCAATGGGTTGTGTGTTTCAAGAAATGATGAATTTACCATCTCCTTTTcaacattatattattacttttgaTGAATCTGatcaaatatatgaaaagcTAGTTGATGTTTTTACCAAAAAACTACCTCCATGCATTCAttcaaaaattgaaaattcaCCGTTCGCTGACATTATAAGGCTTTGCTTAAATTACGATCCAAATTTAAGGCCAACTGCGTCGGAGATAGTTAAGCTGCTGAACCAGCCGGACGAGTACTTGCTTCTGAAGAGGAAGTGA